The Coffea arabica cultivar ET-39 chromosome 4e, Coffea Arabica ET-39 HiFi, whole genome shotgun sequence genome includes a window with the following:
- the LOC140005584 gene encoding uncharacterized protein has translation MLLLENGEVVTDEEDSYKGVPSLGEKDADSSEEIPTNEQLDLVVQKVLTAQVKEENGQQRENIFYTRCHIKGKLNDSGDVRVTKQVEILFRIGRYEDKVLYDVVPMQATHVLLGRPWQYDERTSHDGFTNKYTFMHDNRKVTLVPLTPKQVHEDQVRLQQEHEEQRKLKGAEKSEGKLALNDSALEKRTERKQSMLAKARDVKKALLSYQHLLMIEFEDMFPEEIPDGLPPIRGIEHQINLIPGSPLPNKALYRMSPEETKELQRQVDELLKKGWVHESLSPCAVPIILASKKDGSSRMCVDCRAINSITVKYRHPIPRLDDMLDELNGAEHFYWPKMRRDVERVVGRCIVCHKAKSKTQPFGLYTPLPVPTTPWIDISMNFVLELPRSRKGHYSIFVVVDRFPKMAHFIACHKTDDASNIADLFFRGIVRLHGMPRTIVSDRDVKFLSYFWKTLWGKLGTKLLFSTSSHPQTDSQTEVVNRTLSTLLRAIIKKNIKSWEECLPHVEFAYNRTVHSATRFSPFEVVYGFNPLTSLDLSPLPLSECVNLDEKKRADFVKALHEKV, from the exons ATGCTCTTACTTGAAAATGGAGAAGTCGTGACGGATGAAGAAGACAGCTATAAAGGAGTACCATCGTTGGGAGAGAAGGATGCCGATTCTAGTGAGGAAATACCAACGAATGAACAACTCGACTTAGTGGTTCAAAAGGTGCTAACTGCTCaagtaaaggaagaaaatggccaACAAAGGGAAAACATCTTCTACACACGTTGTCACATAAAAGGCAAG TTGAACGACAGTGGAGATGTGCGAGTCACAAAGCAAGTCGAGATCCTATTCCGCATTGGTCGATACGAGGATAAAGTCCTCTatgatgtcgtgccaatgcaagctACTCATGTGctattggggagaccatggcaatATGATGAAAGAACTAGCCACGATGGTTTCACCAATAAGTACACCTTTATGCACGACAACAGGAAAGTCACACTTGTGCCTCTCACTCCTAAACAAGTGCACGAGGACCAAGTCCGGTTGCAACAAGAACACGAGGAGCAAAGGAAATTGAAAGGAGCCGAGAAGAGTGAGGGAAAACTGGCCTTAAATGATTCGGCCCTTGAGAAGAGAACTGAGAGGAAGCAAAGCATGCTCGCAAAAGCCAGGGATGTAAAGAAAGCTTTACTTTCTTACCAACACTTGCTTATGATA gaatttgaggatatgTTTCCTGAGGAGATCCCGGATGGACTACCTCCCATCCGTGGCATTGAGCACCAAATAAACCTCATTCCGGGCTCACCATTGCCCAATAAAGCCCTCTATCGCATGAGTCCCGAGGAAACCAAGGAACTACAAAGGCAAGTGGACGAACTGCTTAAGAAAGGTTGGGTGCATGAAAGCCTAAGTCCCTGTGCCGTCCCCATCATCTTGGCGTCAAAGAAGGATGGAAGCTCACGCATGTGTGTGGATTGCAGAGCCATCAATTCGATAACGGTAAAGTATCGTCATCCTATACCTAGGTTAGATGACATGCTAGATGAACTAAATGGGGCt gaacacttctattggccaAAGATGAGAAGAGATGTGGAACGTGTGGTTGGTCGATGCATtgtgtgccacaaagctaagtctaagaCTCAACCATTCGGTTTGTATACCCCTTTACCTGTGCCTACTACACCTTGGATCgatatttctatgaattttgtacTTGAGTTGCCTAGGTCTAGGAAAGGACATTATAGCATATTTGTGGTAGTTGACAGATTTcctaaaatggctcatttcatTGCTTGTCACAAAACGGATGATGCTTCTAACATTGCTGATTTGTTCTTTCGTGGGATAGTTAGGTTACATGGCATGCCTAGAACTATTGTTTCTGACAGGGATGTTAAATTTCTTAGCTATTTCTGGAAGACattgtggggaaaattgggtacTAAACTGTTATTCTCGACTTCAAGTCACCCACAAACGGATAGCCAAACAGAAGTTGTTAATCGCACTTTATCTACAttgttgcgtgccatcattaaaaagaacattaagTCTTGGGAGGAATGTCttcctcatgttgagtttgcctataaccgaactgtgcatagtgctacaCGTTTCTCACCTTTTGAAGTTGTATATGGTTTTAACCCGTTAACTTCTTTGGATTTGTCACCTTTGCCGTTGTCTGAGTGTGTCAATctggatgaaaagaaaagggcaGATTTTGTGAAGGCACTACATGAGAAAGTGTGA